Part of the Oceanivirga salmonicida genome, AATAAACTTAATATACTCAAAATCAATAATATTTTTTTCATTTCATTAATTCTCCATCTTTATATATTCTTTTAATTATTTTACCATTTTTAAGATATAAGGTTGATTTTCCTTGTAAAATATCATCAACATATATACATTCTTCTTTTGAACCATCCCAATAATATCTAATGGCTTTACCTTGTTTTATTCCATCTATAAGTATAAATTTTTCTCTTTCTCCCCTTGAAAGATATCTAATCGCTTTACCTTGTGGAATATTATCTACATAACTAAATTCAATCCTTTCACCATCTTTTTTAATTATTGTTGCTCTCCCTTGAAATACTCCATTTATATAAACTGCATTTTCTGTATCTCCATTACTATAATATAATATTGATTTTCCTTGTGGTACTCCATTTACATATGCAAATTTTTGTTTATCTCCATTTTTAAAATAATGAGTTGCTTTACCTTGTGGTAATCCATCTACATATCTAAATTCTTGTCTATCTCCATTACTGTAATGGGTTATTGCCTTTCCTCGTAATATTCCATCTATCATTTGAGATTCTATTTTATCTCCATTTTTTTGATAATATACAAATTGCCCATTATATACTCCATTTACATAAGTTCTTTCTACTCTATCCCCATTTAAAGCATAAAAAATTGCTTTACCTTGTGGTACTCCATCTACATATGTAAATTTTTCTTTATCCCCATTTTTAAAATAATAAGTTGCTTTACCTTCTAATATGTTATTTATATAATTTCTTTCTAATTTATCACCATTTTTAAGATATATAATTGATTTACCTTGTACTTTTCCATCTACATATGTAAATTCTTCTTTATCGCCATTATTATAATACTTTATTGATTTACTTTGCGGAATATTGTCTACATAATTAAATTCAACTCTATCTCCATCTTTTTTAATTATTGTTGCTCTCCCTTGTAATGCTCCATTTATATAAACTGAATTTTCTATATCTCCATTTTTTAAATATGCTATAGTTTTTCCTTGTGGTACTCCATCTATGAACATATATTCTCGTCTATTTCCATCAGGTGAATATATAATCGCTTTGCCTTGTGCTACTCCATCAATGTATGTAAATTCTTTTTTTAACCCTTTTTTCAAATAATAAGTTGATTTCCCTTGCTTTACACCATTAACTACATTTACTATTTCTTTATCTCCGTTGCCGTATTTAATTGTTTCTGAAAAAGTTATTATGCTTATCATTGTTAATAATATTATTATAATTTTTTTCATTTTTTACCCCATATTTCTATTTATACTCATTAATTCTTCTATTAGTATCTTTTTCTTTTAGGCTTTGTCTCTTGTCATAATTCTTTTTACCTTTGGCTAAAGCTATCTCTACTTTTATATATCTCCCTTTTGCATATACAGAAATAGGAACTAGTGTTAGTCCCTTTTCTTTTGTTTTTTCCTTTAATTTTTGTATTTCTTTTTTGTTCATCAAAAGTTTTCTGGGTCTTGTAGATTCAGTTTCATTATTTATATTACCAAAATCATAAGGGCTAATATGCATATTTAGTATGAATAATTCATCTTTTATTATTCTTACAAATGCTTCTTTTATACTTAATTTAGAAAGTCTTATAGATTTAACTTCTGTTCCTACAAGTTCTATTCCTGTTTCATGTTTTTCTAATAGAAAATAATCAAAACTTGCCTTTTTATTTTTTGCATATACCATATTA contains:
- the smpB gene encoding SsrA-binding protein SmpB, which encodes MVYAKNKKASFDYFLLEKHETGIELVGTEVKSIRLSKLSIKEAFVRIIKDELFILNMHISPYDFGNINNETESTRPRKLLMNKKEIQKLKEKTKEKGLTLVPISVYAKGRYIKVEIALAKGKKNYDKRQSLKEKDTNRRINEYK